The following are encoded together in the Gordonia insulae genome:
- a CDS encoding formylglycine-generating enzyme family protein, with product MLLMTPQAPAARKGMTWIPGGTYWMGSDDFYPEERPVHQVAVDGFWIDTHPVTVAQFRRFVKDTGYVTTAERQPSAADFPDADPDLLVAGSMVFTPPNVPVPLDDYRRWWSYVPQADWRHPEGQGSNVGERNHHPVTHVSYLDACAYADWAGKVIPTEAEWEFAARGGLDRKRYVWGDHDEPNGRPGGNVWQGQFPWENLEEDGYARTSPVGRFRPNGYGLFDMAGNVWEWTCDNHTASHADSDKNIAPASSCCIPRNPVQQSASADDEVDARRVVKGGSHLCAPNYCNRYRPAARQGHADDASTGHIGFRCIVREGDAR from the coding sequence ATGTTGCTGATGACGCCGCAGGCGCCCGCCGCACGCAAGGGCATGACCTGGATTCCCGGTGGCACCTACTGGATGGGCTCGGACGACTTCTATCCCGAAGAGCGACCCGTCCACCAGGTGGCCGTCGACGGCTTCTGGATCGACACGCACCCGGTGACGGTCGCGCAGTTCCGCCGCTTCGTGAAGGACACCGGCTACGTCACGACCGCGGAGCGGCAGCCCTCCGCCGCCGACTTTCCCGATGCCGATCCCGATCTGCTCGTCGCCGGCTCGATGGTGTTCACACCGCCGAACGTCCCGGTCCCGCTCGACGACTACCGCCGATGGTGGTCATATGTGCCGCAGGCGGATTGGCGGCATCCCGAAGGCCAGGGCAGCAACGTCGGCGAACGCAATCATCATCCGGTGACCCATGTCTCCTACCTCGACGCGTGCGCCTACGCCGACTGGGCAGGCAAAGTCATCCCGACCGAGGCGGAGTGGGAGTTCGCGGCGCGCGGTGGACTGGACCGCAAGCGCTACGTCTGGGGCGATCACGACGAGCCCAACGGTCGGCCGGGTGGCAACGTGTGGCAAGGTCAATTCCCTTGGGAGAACCTCGAAGAGGACGGTTACGCGAGGACTTCTCCGGTCGGGCGGTTTCGGCCCAATGGCTATGGGTTGTTCGACATGGCCGGGAATGTATGGGAATGGACCTGCGACAATCACACCGCCAGCCACGCCGACAGCGACAAGAACATCGCACCGGCGAGCAGTTGCTGCATACCACGTAATCCTGTGCAGCAGAGCGCTTCTGCGGACGATGAGGTCGATGCGCGGCGTGTCGTCAAGGGCGGCTCGCATCTGTGCGCGCCGAACTACTGCAATCGATACCGCCCGGCGGCCCGGCAGGGCCATGCCGACGACGCATCCACCGGTCACATCGGATTCCGCTGCATCGTCCGAGAAGGCGATGCACGATGA
- a CDS encoding TrpB-like pyridoxal phosphate-dependent enzyme: protein MTMNVDATNPDLVTVGVPTHWYNLAAELDVPIPPHLHPGTKEPVGPEDLVALFPAGLIAQEVSTEPYIEIPDPVREIYRMWRPSPLIRARRFEEALNTKARIYVKYEGVSPVGSHKTNSAVAQAYYNSIDGVRKLTTETGAGQWGSALAFAGAQFGIDIEVWQVRASYDSKPYRGHLIRTYGGTLHPSPSDLTESGRAMLAKNPDTTGSLGMAVSEAVEVAAGDPDTRYALGSVLNHVVLHQSVIGVEAVDQLNAVEPGGADVVFGCAGGGSNLAGLSFPFLREKIHGRSNPRVVAAEPAACPSITEGEYRYDHGDVAGLTPLLKMHTLGMDFVPDPIHAGGLRYHGMAPALSHTVELGLVQGVAISQHDAFSAGVQFARTQGIVPAPESTHAIAACAAHVADSDKEEVVVIGLSGHGQLDLPAYAEFLDGKF from the coding sequence ATGACGATGAACGTGGACGCCACCAATCCGGATCTGGTGACCGTCGGAGTGCCGACCCACTGGTACAACCTCGCGGCCGAGCTCGACGTGCCGATCCCGCCGCACCTGCACCCGGGTACCAAGGAGCCCGTCGGGCCGGAGGACCTCGTCGCGCTGTTCCCGGCCGGTCTGATCGCCCAGGAGGTGTCCACCGAGCCGTACATCGAGATCCCTGATCCGGTGCGCGAGATCTACCGGATGTGGCGGCCGTCCCCGCTGATCCGTGCCCGCCGCTTCGAGGAGGCGCTGAACACCAAGGCGCGGATCTACGTCAAGTACGAGGGTGTCAGCCCGGTCGGCAGTCACAAGACCAACTCGGCGGTGGCGCAGGCCTACTACAACAGCATCGACGGTGTGCGGAAGCTGACCACGGAAACCGGCGCCGGGCAATGGGGTAGCGCGTTGGCGTTCGCGGGCGCACAGTTCGGCATCGACATCGAGGTCTGGCAGGTGCGGGCCTCCTACGACTCGAAGCCCTACCGCGGACATCTGATCCGCACCTATGGGGGCACCCTGCACCCGTCGCCGTCGGACCTCACCGAGTCCGGCCGGGCGATGCTCGCGAAGAACCCCGACACCACCGGCAGCCTGGGCATGGCCGTCAGTGAGGCCGTCGAGGTCGCCGCGGGTGATCCGGACACGAGGTATGCGCTCGGCAGCGTGCTCAATCACGTTGTGTTGCATCAGAGTGTGATCGGTGTGGAGGCCGTCGATCAGCTCAACGCCGTCGAGCCCGGCGGCGCCGACGTCGTGTTCGGCTGCGCCGGTGGCGGTTCCAATCTCGCGGGGCTCTCGTTCCCGTTCCTGCGGGAGAAGATCCACGGCCGGTCGAACCCGCGGGTCGTCGCGGCCGAACCGGCGGCGTGCCCGTCGATCACCGAGGGCGAGTACCGCTACGACCACGGTGACGTCGCCGGCCTGACGCCGCTGCTCAAGATGCACACGCTCGGTATGGATTTCGTGCCCGACCCCATCCACGCCGGCGGGTTGCGCTACCACGGCATGGCGCCGGCGCTGAGCCACACGGTGGAACTCGGGCTCGTGCAGGGTGTCGCGATCAGCCAGCACGACGCGTTCTCGGCGGGCGTGCAGTTCGCGCGCACCCAGGGCATCGTGCCGGCGCCGGAGTCCACCCACGCCATCGCTGCCTGCGCAGCCCATGTGGCCGACAGCGACAAGGAGGAGGTCGTGGTGATCGGCTTGTCCGGACACGGACAGCTCGACCTACCGGCATATGCGGAGTTCCTCGACGGGAAGTTCTGA
- a CDS encoding hydroxymethylglutaryl-CoA lyase: MSAGDPTQPQVTIVEVAPRDGLQNEKVALSTAQKLELVERAVRFGAQHIEVTSFVHPKKVPAMADAEDLVGLLPADDGVAYSALVLNERGLDRALAAGVTEINAVVHCTDTFSGRNQGTDVDGGVAIWHRIARTAREAGVTANLTIAVAFGCPFEGEVPVDRLRTVLDRVLEEPPTELSLADTIGVAVPKDVRARFALAAERTPDGTALRAHFHDTRSCGIGNALAAVESGVTILDASLGGIGGCPFAPNATGNIATEDLAYALDRTGISHGLDAAALQASGEWLEGIFGRRLPAMVLHAGGFPATQSVA; this comes from the coding sequence ATGAGCGCGGGCGATCCGACACAACCGCAGGTCACCATCGTCGAGGTGGCGCCTCGTGACGGTCTGCAGAACGAGAAGGTGGCACTGTCCACCGCGCAGAAACTCGAACTGGTGGAGCGCGCGGTTCGCTTCGGTGCCCAGCACATCGAGGTCACGAGCTTCGTACATCCCAAGAAGGTGCCGGCCATGGCCGACGCCGAGGACCTGGTCGGTCTGCTGCCGGCTGACGACGGGGTGGCCTACAGCGCGCTGGTGCTCAACGAACGCGGACTCGACCGTGCGCTCGCGGCGGGCGTGACCGAGATCAACGCCGTCGTGCACTGCACCGATACCTTCAGCGGCCGTAACCAGGGCACCGACGTCGACGGGGGTGTGGCCATCTGGCATCGCATCGCCCGCACCGCGCGCGAAGCCGGCGTCACGGCGAATCTGACGATCGCCGTGGCGTTCGGCTGTCCGTTCGAGGGAGAGGTCCCGGTCGATCGACTGCGCACCGTTCTCGACCGGGTACTCGAGGAGCCGCCGACCGAGCTGTCGCTGGCCGACACCATCGGCGTCGCGGTACCGAAGGACGTGCGCGCGCGCTTCGCCCTGGCGGCCGAGCGGACCCCGGATGGCACGGCATTGCGCGCCCATTTTCACGACACCCGCAGCTGCGGGATCGGCAACGCGCTCGCCGCGGTCGAATCAGGCGTCACCATCCTCGACGCGAGCCTCGGCGGTATCGGCGGCTGCCCCTTCGCGCCGAACGCCACCGGCAACATCGCCACCGAGGACCTCGCCTATGCGCTGGACCGCACCGGGATCTCACACGGCCTGGACGCGGCCGCGTTGCAGGCGTCCGGGGAGTGGCTCGAGGGCATCTTCGGGCGTCGACTGCCTGCCATGGTCCTGCATGCGGGTGGGTTTCCGGCGACGCAGTCGGTGGCGTAA
- the nhaA gene encoding Na+/H+ antiporter NhaA — MSEWLRTESGSAALLVAVTIVALLWANSAIGDSYTELWHTELGIVFGEHDFEMSLHHWINDGLMVVFFFVIGLEVRQEFAVGSLRDRRRAMVPLVAGVIGVIVPAAIYLAIAGRDAVDGWGVVVGTDTAFLLGALAIVGPRMSNQLRIFLLTLTVVDDFLAVSIIGVVYTEDLQIVPLLIAVAGLVGLWLLSRTSEWRSAPYVILVIVVWAATLASGVHPSLAGMAAGLLVPARPTERGHVESAKTLFRDYWQSPQATVARTARRGLARSISVNQRLHDVLRAPVSLFVVPVFALANAGIYLGGGVLGEAFTSTITWGVIVGLVIGKFAGIGLGTWLAIRAGLGRLPDGVGPGSVLGGAALSGIGFTVSLLIIGLAFTDGDDAAKATVGVLAAMVLATALGWTIFSRARVKWGETSADLPVTLDPPVDVTSDHIRGPADAPLTVVEFMDFECPFCARTTGMWKDVHAHFGDRVRYIVRHLPIHEYHPHAFLAATAAEAAARQGKFWEMHDILFANQAELEAEHLLAYAEQLELDMNRFVIDLESEEVATLIVANEESANVSGARGTPTFFLNGRRHRGPHDARTLIAALEAGSETESAARRRS; from the coding sequence TTGAGCGAATGGCTCCGCACCGAATCCGGTAGCGCCGCACTGCTCGTGGCCGTCACGATCGTGGCGCTCCTCTGGGCGAACTCGGCGATCGGCGACTCCTACACGGAGTTGTGGCACACCGAGCTGGGCATCGTGTTCGGCGAACACGACTTCGAGATGTCGCTGCACCACTGGATCAACGACGGCCTGATGGTGGTGTTCTTCTTCGTCATCGGTCTCGAGGTCCGGCAGGAGTTCGCGGTCGGTTCCCTGCGTGACCGTCGGCGGGCCATGGTCCCCCTGGTCGCCGGGGTGATCGGGGTGATCGTGCCCGCCGCGATCTACCTGGCCATCGCCGGTCGCGACGCCGTCGACGGGTGGGGCGTGGTGGTCGGCACCGACACCGCATTCCTCCTGGGCGCGCTGGCGATCGTCGGCCCGCGGATGTCGAACCAGCTGCGCATATTCCTGTTGACGCTCACGGTCGTCGACGATTTCCTCGCCGTCTCCATCATCGGCGTCGTCTACACCGAGGATCTGCAGATCGTCCCGCTGCTCATCGCGGTGGCCGGTCTGGTCGGCCTCTGGCTGCTGTCGCGCACGTCGGAGTGGCGCAGTGCGCCCTATGTCATCCTCGTCATCGTCGTGTGGGCGGCCACGCTCGCGTCCGGGGTGCACCCGTCGCTGGCCGGGATGGCCGCGGGTCTGCTGGTGCCGGCGCGCCCGACCGAGCGAGGGCATGTCGAATCGGCGAAGACCCTCTTCCGCGACTACTGGCAGTCGCCGCAGGCCACCGTCGCGCGGACCGCGCGGCGCGGGCTGGCCCGATCGATCTCGGTCAACCAGCGCCTGCACGACGTGCTGCGTGCGCCGGTATCGCTGTTCGTCGTGCCGGTGTTCGCGCTCGCCAATGCCGGCATCTACCTGGGCGGCGGTGTCCTCGGCGAGGCGTTCACCTCGACCATCACCTGGGGTGTCATCGTCGGTCTCGTCATCGGGAAGTTCGCGGGCATCGGACTCGGCACCTGGTTGGCCATCCGCGCCGGCCTCGGTCGGCTGCCCGACGGGGTCGGGCCGGGCAGTGTGCTCGGCGGTGCCGCACTGTCGGGGATCGGGTTCACCGTGTCCCTGCTGATCATCGGTCTCGCCTTCACCGACGGTGACGACGCCGCGAAGGCGACCGTCGGTGTGCTCGCCGCGATGGTGCTGGCGACTGCGCTGGGCTGGACGATCTTCTCCCGGGCCCGGGTGAAGTGGGGCGAGACGTCGGCGGATCTGCCGGTCACCCTCGACCCGCCGGTCGATGTGACGTCCGATCACATCCGCGGCCCGGCCGATGCACCGCTGACCGTGGTCGAGTTCATGGATTTCGAATGCCCGTTCTGTGCCCGGACCACCGGCATGTGGAAGGACGTGCACGCACACTTCGGCGACCGGGTCCGCTACATCGTGCGACACCTGCCGATCCACGAATATCACCCGCACGCCTTCCTGGCGGCGACCGCGGCGGAGGCCGCGGCGCGGCAGGGCAAGTTCTGGGAGATGCACGACATCCTCTTCGCGAACCAGGCCGAGTTGGAGGCCGAACACCTGCTGGCCTACGCCGAACAGCTCGAGCTGGACATGAACCGGTTCGTCATCGATCTGGAGAGCGAAGAGGTGGCGACCCTCATCGTGGCGAACGAGGAGAGTGCCAACGTGAGCGGTGCGCGTGGCACACCCACGTTCTTCCTGAACGGCCGGCGTCACCGTGGCCCACACGACGCGCGCACATTGATCGCGGCGCTGGAAGCGGGTTCGGAGACGGAGTCGGCTGCGCGTCGGCGGTCGTGA
- a CDS encoding DUF429 domain-containing protein gives MRTAGVDLAASPRLTAVAVIEWSDRAARLVELAIPADDARIAELVVDAEKVGIDAPFGWPDAFVDFVVAQHRGELGTGRSLDDIEQRRPLAYRRTDRVVVENGWGRPLSVSADQIAHVAFRAAGLIADLGVVDRVTGWTVEAYPAAALKKWGLTSRGYKGVARRAVLAASYDALVRRAPWLDLTGHRELLVADDNAFDAVITALIARAAVLGKTALPGRADRSVAAREGWIHVPDCALDELVTS, from the coding sequence ATGCGGACAGCAGGCGTCGACCTGGCCGCGTCGCCGCGGCTGACCGCCGTCGCGGTGATCGAGTGGTCGGATCGTGCCGCGCGCCTGGTCGAGCTGGCGATACCCGCCGACGATGCGCGGATCGCGGAACTGGTCGTCGATGCGGAGAAGGTCGGCATCGACGCTCCGTTCGGCTGGCCGGATGCGTTCGTGGATTTCGTCGTCGCACAGCATCGGGGGGAGCTCGGGACCGGACGGTCGCTCGACGACATCGAGCAGCGCCGTCCACTGGCGTACCGCCGGACCGACCGGGTCGTCGTGGAGAACGGGTGGGGTCGTCCGCTCAGTGTGTCCGCCGACCAGATCGCCCACGTCGCGTTCCGGGCGGCCGGGCTGATCGCGGATCTGGGGGTCGTCGATCGCGTCACCGGCTGGACGGTGGAAGCGTATCCGGCTGCGGCACTGAAGAAATGGGGGCTGACGTCACGCGGATACAAGGGTGTTGCGCGACGTGCGGTGCTGGCGGCGTCGTATGACGCACTGGTCCGGCGCGCACCATGGCTCGACCTCACCGGGCATCGCGAGCTGCTCGTCGCCGATGACAACGCGTTCGACGCTGTCATCACCGCCCTCATCGCTCGTGCAGCCGTCTTGGGGAAGACCGCGCTGCCCGGTCGCGCCGACCGGTCCGTCGCCGCGCGTGAGGGATGGATTCACGTGCCCGACTGCGCACTCGACGAGCTGGTGACTAGCTGA
- the gyrB gene encoding DNA topoisomerase (ATP-hydrolyzing) subunit B encodes MTMTDDTEIAYGADSITVLEGLDVVRKRPGMYIGSTSSRGLHHMLWEVIDNGVDEAMAGHATTVAVRLLADGGAEVSDNGRGIPVAMHASGIPTIDVVMTQLHAGGKFDAEGGAYAVSGGLHGVGVSVVNALSTRLEVDVTRDGYRWFQRYDRSIPGVLQRGEPAEDTGTTVRFWPDAEIFETTDLDVEKVARRLREMAFLNNGLEITLVDDRIDADAQRFHYPGGLNDYVAHINRTKEALHTTVIGFSGHGAGYEVEIALQWSTGYAESVHTFANTINTPEGGVHEEGFRAALTAVVNRYARSLKVLKEKDTNLSGDDIREGLAAVVSVKVADPQFEGQTKTRLGNSEIRSFVQRVCHQHLAEWFDANPAQGKAIVSKAASSAQARIAARRARELVRRKTAGSLGGLPGKLADCRSSDPEKGEIFIVEGDSAGGSAKSGRDSMYQAILPIRGKIINVEKARIDRVLKNTEVQSIITAFGTGIRDEFDLAKLRYHKIVLMADADVDGQHISTLLLTLLFRYMRPLIEHGHVYLAQPPLYKIKWQRGEPEYAYSDRDRDRLLAAGRAAGRRVDVDSGIQRYKGLGEMSATELWETTMDPDARVLRRLTLTDAAIADELFSILMGEDVEARRSFITRNAGDERFLDV; translated from the coding sequence ATGACCATGACGGACGATACCGAGATCGCATACGGCGCAGACTCGATAACAGTTCTCGAAGGTCTGGATGTCGTCCGCAAACGACCGGGGATGTACATCGGGTCCACCAGTAGCCGTGGGCTGCACCACATGTTGTGGGAGGTCATCGACAACGGTGTTGACGAGGCGATGGCCGGGCACGCGACGACGGTGGCGGTGCGGCTGCTCGCCGACGGCGGCGCCGAGGTCTCGGACAATGGTCGTGGAATCCCGGTGGCCATGCACGCCAGCGGAATACCCACGATCGACGTCGTCATGACGCAACTCCACGCCGGCGGGAAGTTCGATGCCGAGGGCGGCGCGTACGCGGTGTCCGGGGGCCTGCATGGCGTGGGCGTCTCCGTGGTGAACGCGTTGTCGACGCGGCTCGAGGTCGACGTTACGCGGGACGGATACCGCTGGTTCCAGCGATACGATCGGTCGATCCCGGGTGTGCTGCAGCGTGGCGAGCCGGCAGAAGACACCGGCACGACAGTCCGATTCTGGCCGGACGCCGAGATCTTCGAGACGACCGACCTCGATGTCGAGAAGGTCGCGCGTCGCCTCCGCGAGATGGCCTTCCTCAACAACGGACTGGAGATCACTCTCGTCGATGATCGGATCGACGCCGACGCTCAGCGCTTCCACTACCCCGGTGGCCTGAACGACTATGTTGCGCACATCAACCGGACCAAGGAGGCGCTTCATACGACGGTGATCGGATTCTCAGGCCACGGAGCGGGTTACGAGGTCGAGATCGCCCTGCAGTGGAGCACCGGCTACGCCGAGTCGGTACACACCTTCGCCAACACCATCAACACACCTGAGGGTGGGGTGCACGAGGAGGGCTTCCGCGCCGCCCTCACTGCGGTGGTCAACCGCTATGCGCGATCCCTGAAAGTGCTGAAGGAGAAGGACACCAATCTGTCCGGCGACGACATCCGCGAGGGACTCGCGGCGGTGGTCTCGGTCAAAGTGGCCGACCCGCAGTTCGAAGGCCAGACCAAGACCAGACTGGGCAACAGTGAGATCCGGTCGTTCGTCCAGCGCGTGTGTCACCAGCATCTGGCCGAGTGGTTCGACGCCAACCCCGCGCAAGGCAAGGCCATCGTCAGCAAGGCCGCGTCGTCCGCGCAGGCGCGGATCGCGGCGCGGAGGGCACGTGAACTGGTTCGACGCAAGACTGCCGGCAGTCTCGGCGGCCTTCCCGGGAAGCTCGCCGATTGTCGGAGCAGCGATCCCGAGAAGGGCGAGATCTTCATAGTCGAGGGCGATTCCGCCGGGGGCAGTGCCAAATCCGGCCGCGATTCGATGTATCAGGCGATCCTGCCCATCCGCGGGAAGATCATCAACGTAGAGAAGGCGCGCATCGACCGCGTGCTGAAGAACACCGAGGTCCAGTCGATCATCACCGCGTTCGGCACCGGGATTCGTGACGAGTTCGATCTCGCCAAGCTGCGCTACCACAAGATCGTGTTGATGGCCGACGCCGACGTCGACGGTCAGCACATCTCCACCCTGCTGCTGACCCTGCTGTTCCGGTACATGCGTCCGCTCATCGAGCACGGTCACGTCTATCTCGCCCAGCCGCCGCTGTACAAGATCAAATGGCAGAGGGGAGAGCCGGAGTACGCCTATTCCGACCGCGACCGCGATCGATTGCTCGCCGCCGGACGGGCCGCCGGCCGTCGGGTGGACGTGGACAGTGGAATCCAGCGATACAAAGGCCTGGGCGAGATGAGTGCGACCGAGCTGTGGGAGACGACCATGGATCCGGACGCGCGGGTACTGCGGCGATTGACGCTGACCGATGCCGCCATCGCCGACGAGCTGTTCTCGATCCTCATGGGCGAGGACGTCGAGGCGAGGCGCAGCTTCATCACCCGCAACGCCGGTGACGAGCGGTTCCTCGACGTGTGA
- a CDS encoding alpha/beta fold hydrolase yields the protein MPTITTSDGVEIFYKDWGSGQPIVFSHGWPLSSDDWDTQMMFFLGEGYRVVAHDRRGHGRSAQVADGHDMDHYAADLAAVVEHLDLSDAIHVGHSTGGGEVAHYLAQHGQDRAAKAVLISSVPPLMVQTDANPGGLPKEVFDGIQAQVASGRADFFRTFAEGPFYGYNRDGAEPSEGIIANWWRQGMMGGAKAHYDGVVAFSQTDFTDDLQKITIPTLVLHGEDDQVVPYQNTGLRSAELLPNSTLKTYPGFPHGMPTTEAATINADLLEFFRS from the coding sequence ATGCCCACAATCACCACCTCCGACGGCGTCGAGATCTTCTACAAGGACTGGGGCAGCGGGCAGCCCATCGTCTTCAGTCACGGGTGGCCGCTCTCGTCCGACGACTGGGACACGCAGATGATGTTCTTCCTCGGCGAGGGCTACCGGGTGGTCGCCCACGATCGTCGCGGACACGGGCGCTCGGCACAGGTGGCCGACGGTCACGACATGGACCATTACGCTGCCGATCTCGCTGCCGTGGTCGAGCATCTCGACCTGTCGGACGCCATCCATGTCGGCCATTCGACCGGCGGCGGCGAGGTGGCCCACTACCTCGCACAGCACGGCCAGGATCGCGCGGCCAAGGCGGTACTCATCAGCTCGGTTCCCCCGTTGATGGTCCAGACCGACGCCAATCCGGGCGGGCTTCCCAAGGAGGTCTTCGACGGCATCCAGGCACAGGTCGCGAGCGGCCGAGCCGACTTCTTCCGCACCTTCGCCGAGGGCCCCTTCTACGGCTACAACCGCGACGGCGCCGAGCCGTCCGAGGGCATCATCGCCAACTGGTGGCGGCAGGGGATGATGGGTGGCGCCAAGGCCCACTACGACGGCGTCGTCGCGTTCTCCCAGACCGACTTCACCGACGACCTGCAGAAGATCACCATCCCGACGCTCGTGTTGCACGGCGAGGACGACCAGGTGGTCCCGTACCAGAACACCGGTTTGCGGTCGGCGGAGTTGCTGCCCAACAGCACACTCAAGACCTACCCGGGCTTCCCCCACGGCATGCCGACCACCGAGGCGGCAACGATCAACGCGGATCTTCTCGAGTTCTTCCGCTCGTGA
- a CDS encoding GNAT family N-acetyltransferase produces MAIEVRPATRFADVRTMVGPKRPDANVCWCLSYRIPNKLNQQLAREERGEFVKKLCRRKPPPGVLAYDGDEVVGWAAVAPRADTTFAGNRRIPHVDDLDVWSVWCIRIRPGHRKQGISHPLLAGAVDFARDNGAPAVEGYPVDNQGEKVDLTMAYVGTRKLFEAAGFSKAADTTSVLNGFPRVLMRLDLS; encoded by the coding sequence ATGGCGATCGAGGTCCGCCCGGCGACGCGGTTCGCCGATGTCCGCACCATGGTCGGGCCGAAACGTCCCGACGCCAACGTCTGCTGGTGTCTGAGCTATCGCATCCCGAACAAGCTGAACCAGCAACTCGCTCGCGAGGAGCGCGGGGAGTTCGTGAAGAAGCTGTGTCGGCGGAAGCCGCCGCCGGGTGTTCTGGCCTACGACGGGGACGAGGTTGTCGGCTGGGCGGCCGTCGCCCCGCGCGCGGACACCACGTTCGCCGGCAACCGCAGGATCCCGCACGTCGACGATCTCGATGTGTGGTCGGTGTGGTGCATCCGCATCCGCCCGGGCCATCGAAAACAGGGGATCTCGCATCCGTTGCTGGCGGGCGCGGTCGACTTCGCCCGCGACAACGGCGCACCCGCTGTGGAGGGCTACCCGGTGGACAACCAGGGCGAGAAAGTCGACCTGACCATGGCCTACGTGGGCACGCGAAAGTTGTTCGAAGCGGCCGGATTCAGCAAAGCGGCCGACACGACGTCGGTGCTCAACGGCTTCCCACGCGTGCTGATGCGGCTCGACCTCAGCTAG
- a CDS encoding GlxA family transcriptional regulator, which yields MKPAGLSAVPSLRRIGIVVFDGVKLLDFSGPAEVFVEANQHAGDYEVVVLSPGGGDVMTSVHARLGTEPVAGSGRFDTVLVAGSELAPPKFLTAELIEAVLDLSTRTRRLASVCTGSFVLAEAGLLDGRVATTHWKFTADLAHRYPTITVDDDAIFVRDGDVYSSAGVVAGIDLSLALVEEDHGAEVARRTAQGLLVYMQRGGGQSQFSASLQGPIARSSVVRKVTDHIRGNPRLPHTVSSLAEHANVSARHLTRLFRDELATTPAGYVATTRFEVACDRLNTGFGVAQAAQAAGYSSAEVMRRAFVARIGISPRKYQQRFTTTGPIAV from the coding sequence ATGAAGCCTGCTGGTCTCTCTGCGGTGCCGTCACTGCGGCGCATCGGCATCGTGGTGTTCGACGGAGTGAAATTGCTCGACTTCTCCGGCCCCGCAGAGGTCTTCGTGGAAGCCAACCAGCACGCCGGCGACTACGAGGTCGTGGTGCTGTCCCCCGGTGGCGGCGATGTGATGACGTCGGTCCACGCACGATTGGGTACCGAGCCTGTGGCGGGTTCCGGCCGCTTCGACACCGTCCTGGTCGCGGGCAGCGAGCTCGCGCCGCCGAAGTTCCTGACCGCCGAACTCATCGAGGCGGTCCTCGACCTGTCCACGCGCACACGCCGACTGGCGTCGGTGTGCACCGGCTCGTTCGTCCTCGCCGAGGCGGGACTCCTCGACGGTCGCGTCGCGACCACGCATTGGAAGTTCACCGCCGACCTGGCGCACCGCTACCCCACGATAACGGTCGACGACGACGCCATCTTCGTCCGCGACGGCGATGTCTACAGCTCGGCCGGGGTGGTCGCGGGCATCGACCTGAGTCTGGCCCTGGTGGAGGAGGACCACGGTGCCGAGGTCGCGCGGCGCACCGCACAGGGTCTACTCGTCTACATGCAGCGCGGCGGCGGCCAGTCCCAGTTCTCGGCGTCGTTGCAGGGACCGATCGCCCGGAGCAGCGTGGTACGCAAGGTCACCGATCACATCCGCGGCAACCCACGGTTGCCGCACACGGTCAGCAGCCTCGCGGAGCATGCGAACGTCAGCGCCCGACACCTGACGCGTCTGTTCCGGGACGAACTCGCCACCACACCGGCCGGCTACGTCGCGACCACGCGTTTCGAGGTGGCTTGCGACCGCCTGAACACCGGATTCGGCGTCGCCCAGGCCGCGCAGGCCGCCGGTTACAGCAGCGCCGAGGTGATGCGCCGGGCGTTCGTCGCCCGGATCGGGATCTCGCCCCGGAAATACCAGCAGCGCTTCACCACCACCGGACCGATCGCGGTCTGA